The following proteins are encoded in a genomic region of Drosophila miranda strain MSH22 chromosome 4, D.miranda_PacBio2.1, whole genome shotgun sequence:
- the LOC108162142 gene encoding uncharacterized protein LOC108162142: MDYLAYVGKRTAFFHRELRSDFGDFIKTAACIAFGVVLGWIVGLLALGIYKVALFLGAKPNDLPDPSDESIDADLLEGLLTVDPRERRDDRWLEAYWEAQYQQRRVQLRQQAAARNQSAAST, from the coding sequence atgGATTATTTGGCATATGTGGGAAAACGCACTGCCTTTTTCCACCGCGAACTCCGCTCGGACTTTGGGGACTTCATCAAGACCGCCGCATGCATCGCCTTTGGGGTAGTGCTGGGATGGATCGTCGGTCTCCTGGCCCTGGGCATCTACAAGGTGGCTCTGTTTCTCGGAGCCAAACCCAATGACTTGCCCGACCCATCGGATGAAAGTATCGATGCGGATCTGCTGGAAGGGCTTTTGACGGTGGATCCAAGGGAACGGCGGGACGATAGATGGCTGGAGGCGTACTGGGAGGCCCAGTATCAGCAGCGAAGAGTGCAGCTTCGACAGCAGGCGGCAGCAAGGAACCAATCAGCCGCGTCCACTTGA